The DNA window TTCTTTGAAACTGACATCTCTGAATTAGAGTGGGAGTGTGTATCTGGTAATGGTTCTGCCTCAACATGATGAAGTCgtcattgattcttttttcaattagatTTCTTAATTACAATGAGAATGTGTTGGCAATGTCTGTCTCAACGTGATCATGATCATTGATTTTCCTGTTTTAATCCTTTTGACCTAGATATTCATTCAATATCTGATTTTACATAGATCAGGGAATTGTTTCCCTCCTAAGATTAAGATGTAGCCAATTTTGTACGTTGAATCCCTCCAGGGTTGATCTAGCCAAGTTTGGACTGATCGAGTGGATCAATTAgacttgatttgattaatattttttttggatcaaattaaaactcGGATTGGATCGGACtctaaattatgaattttttgggTCACTTTACTGGTCCggaccgagtttaataactatttcaaaatatataaaatatctgcAAGAACGGCATTCTggattttatttgcttttgtgATAGCCATCTAGTTGTTCTAGAAtagaaggaaattttttttaagatgttttaattatatcaatagtttattttgttatttttaattaattgtaaaataacTTTTAGTCTTTACATAGATGATATATCATTGATGAAAAGAGATTATGCCTTAATATGgcatattttagattttaaaaagcatttattttattttaaaatatttctatttattgaaaataatcatattttagAAGGTACTTTTACTAAAAAGCcgcaaattttatttatatttaaattcattttgagTTTGTAGGTTAGAAGTGGAGTTATTGAGGAGgtttctatggtttttttttcaggtgtttttaggtgaaaaataGGTTCAAAGTTGGGTTTTCGGATCCAAATTTCCCAGGCCCTAATTTTTTCGATCATTGAATATAGtcgaaatttgttttaatagaGTAAACATTACCTGTCTAAATAGACGacgtgttatttatttgtttgctttTAAAAAGAAGCAAACAAACAATGTCGTCTGCTTGAGTTAAAAAAACACACGCGGACTTGGACTTTTGAGTTCATGGGCGCGCTTAGACTCTTACCTTTTTAGGGTCAGGCCATGGGCCTCATCGTCTAAGAAAGCTCAAGAGCCTAGGCTTGACAATGTTggcttttcctttctctttctttctcctaaattaattttttttggaatatcttttatatttttttaacattctaaATTAAATCCTTTTTGTAATAAAGCAATTACAATGATAGTTTAAAAATCACATGATGATACcttgcttttcaaataagtAAGTTCGAAGGTTTTAATAGtaatgttaataattattttataaataattatatgtgaaactaatatgtatattttttttaaaaaatctctcataaatatttaatgatacttaaataacttttttttttattttaaaatatttatttattttttttaaaattaactattcctttactttcatattcagtaccataaatttatcaaaatataatttttaatttcttttctattcgaacttatttttcaaatcaggaTAAGTCTTTATAAAAAACCatactattaataaaaaaataattatatatatatattaaaaaagaaacacttaaacaaaaacaaatttagctAGAGGAactttttgaaaagatttatagaaaaaaatagtttaatcgAATTGGCCTCaacaatttcttgaaaaaaattaattataacttttttgaaactttttcatgtcaaaaatgcattgtttcttaatttgttatgaaaataattatgtcTTCATGTATCATATAAATTGACTTATGTACACATaccaaagttttattttataatacaaaatttaaaattaaagaaataaaaattaatagcatAAATACTACCGTGGGAATAACAAGAAACAACTTCTATATTATGGTATCTCGGACATCACTTAGAATCAAGATTGTCAATTCTGTTTttgataagtatttttatttattaattgaaacgaaatgtttcaattttaaaacatttcagCATGTCATTTCAagattgtaatatatatattaatttcagcTATTACATCAATGCGATTATTAAAGTAAAATGGAACTTGAACATCACAGATGCCAATCAAGATCACTGGCCCAATCAAGTCAATCATAAAGTATAAACAGTGTATTCtccatgtgtgtgtgtgtgtgtgtaattgaCTGGTAAGCTCATGGCTTGCAAATACAAGGACATAGGTCAGAGTCTTGTAGGCACCCGCTTCATCAGgaagaaaatataatgaaagaAATGATGAAGTGAGGAATTCAATTGCCCGCTCCTTCAATACCATTTTAGAAGGTTCAAGATAGTTTCATGAACTAATAATCTCAAACTGAAGACTTCAACCACCGTGCTATGCAATAACATCCAGACATGTAACCACAGTATAGTTATTCCACCACTTTTATCAATACAATTGTTAATTATACTTGATCATAAAGTTCATGAACAAGCCAATTTACCTTAGATTGCTAATCCTAGAGACTATAGAATCCGAACTGTGGTTGGAATGTGACTTCAGTGATGGTGATAGTGCTGGTAATCATTATGATGAACATATAGATATGCTCAAGTTCCGATCAAAGACCGCACAAGGGAATGGAATTACGAGCAgagatttttcaaattgaattaaaaatttaaaaccactCGTACCTTGAGGATCTGAGTATTTATGGTCTATGCAGAAAGTTCAATACTGTTGAACTTCCAAGACGCTAGAATAAAGATACTGGAAAGTTCAATGCATCTAGAAAGAAGGTTCCAGATAGCTTTGTAACAGAAGCCGTTTTAATTCCGTACTTCGAACCATGATCAAAATACACTGCATCTAAGAACTTCTTTCAACTCTAAGATGAACTGAAATACCACTCTAAATCAATTCTTGCACACACCTCCTTAAGAAAGCTTAGATTACTAGATCAAAGTTCCAAGATTGTACCTTATAAAGAACAGACAAGAGCCAGGGATGGAAGGCGGAAGGTGATGTTGCGGCAGTGCAGCATGCAAGACAGCAAGAGAGAAGAGGGAAGATTGGAGGGGGAGGTTGTGAAAGACAAGATGCTGATTGTAATTGTTTTGGTTGGGAACTTGAGATGAGACTGTGCGAGGAAGAGAAATTAGGGATTGGTTTTTGGTACAGACTTCAAACTTGAGAGAAGAAGAGCTTTTATACGTAGGTGGTTTAGTTAATGAAATCGAACTTTAAGCCCGAAACGGTATATATGGAAGGAGACTGGAAAGTTCTGCCTGAAATTTGTCTGGAAATTTCTGGAATAAGAGACCGAGATTTTAAGTGAGGTGAAAATTATTctgttttgtttcatttcttgAACTGGTACGAGATGTTCCGGTCATTCCGGCCGAAATGGAACGAATTTATAAAGAATTCGTTTCAGACAACCCGATCTCATAAATATCCAAACCCGAATCCGCCCCGTTTTATAAAATATCCAAACCCGTAACCTCCCCGGCTAAAgtataaaaaccaaaacacaCCACATTTTCTCATTAgggtttcagaaaaaaaaaacaaacagcagCCATGGCTTGCACGATAGACTTACGCTTCCTTGACGAAGGCTTCGGCGGCAAGACCTACAAGCGTAAACGCGAACATGAAGCGCTTCAACTAATCACCACCGAAACCACAACCGCCGATGCATCGATGGAGATCGACGCACCACCGGCAAAGCGATCGGCAATACCTTCAACGGATAATCCAGACAAACCGGTAGCCGTGGGAAAGCCAACATACGATGGGGTCATCGCAGGGAAGGTGTCTGGACGGAACTGGAAGCAACCGAGGAAACAGAGAGCGTCGGCGAAGCAAGTGAGCAAGAGGGGCACGAATTTCGAGGAGAGgcagaaggagaaggagataAAGAAAGCATACAGAGAGAGGAAGAATGAGTTGAAGGAGGAGATTAGGAAGAATAAGGTGGAGAAGAGGAAgatgagagaagaaagagagaagaggaagCAGGAGAATATATTGAGGTCTGGTACTAAGTTGCAGAAGATCACTAACCCTAAAACTCTCAAGAAGATTGCTAAGTCTAAGGATAGGAAGATGCTTAAGGTTGTGCCTGATGAGCTTgttaacaacaacaagaagaagaatgctAACAAGAAGGAttagggttatttttttcttctgggtTTTATGCTAATCTTTTCCtactgtttatgtttttatcttagATTCACTGcaagaatcttttttttgttttttctggaGAGTTTTGGTGTTCAAATCTAATGTGGGCATTCAATGGAAATGCTTACTGTATCCTAAAGATTTGGAAATGGCAACACAGTCAAATTCTTGCTTGCTTCAATGGTTTTCTTTAGGTTTTTTACTGTGGAGAACAATGCATAGAGAGTTAAGGATGACAGAATTCTGTATACAATTGAATTAACAATGTTTCCAGTCCATGAAAAGAGAGTGAGTGTAAAAGAAGGCGAGGTTCGAGCCCGTGCTGGCGTTTTTCTGGTTTAACAACATTACATGATAAGAGAGTGAGTGAGAAGGCAGCATCAAGCACAATTATGCAGGAAGGCCGATTCTTGGTTGGCAAACTCGGTGGGTTTCAATGGGGTCGGTTCCCAATTTCCCCTCGATTGTGCACCTGGGCCTAGTGGCCCTGTGATTGCCAAAAAATAGGCCGGCAACATCAGTTGTCGTCACGACATCAGCTCAGGTTGTCGGTCCTTTCTGAATGCTGACTTTCTTCAATACAACGTAATAGATAGCAAATCCTGTGTTCGTATGTATAATccatttcttctttctcaaaaGAGGCTGCAAGGATTGGTAAAAAGCAACGCGATAGAGATGGATTTTTTGCCAAGAGTTGCACCTTCCAGAAGAATCTGTTCACTCTTCAGCTATAACATTGCTCGTGCAATCTTGGAGAAAGGAAAGTAGAGCCTCCCTAAGTTAACGCCCTCAGCATTCACCAATAATCCCCGCAGGAGCAAGACCCATCTCTAAAATGATGGAACCTGTTTGAATCCCTGACTGTAATTTCCCTTCCAACGATTTTTGAGATCACCTTGATCGCAGCATGGCAGTCTGTACAAGCTCGCAAGTTCTTCATCACTAGGATTGGTGATCCCTCTGGAGTATTGATTAGTGCGAATGCTATTGCTAAGCGTTCACTGTGATATTTAAGAGAGTCAATTTTGCTTTCTTTATCCACGTTCTGGTGGGCACAACTGATATCAGGATCGTACCCTTCCTTTTCCATTTGCTCTGCCAACATTTCAATCTTTCGTAGGATTTCCAACTGCTGTGGGTGTTTGTCATCATTTGCAGAAAAAACATGGACCTTATGTTTAATTTCAACCCAACTATATGCGGGAAGCTTACGGACTCCTCGATCCCTCATTGCCTTCTTCACTTTAACTACACTGTCCCATTGACCAGCTTCTGCAAAGATATTGGACATGGTGACATAAGGGGCAGCATCTCTAAGCACCTTCATATTAAAAAGTTGACCAGCTGCTTTTCTAGCCAGCGCGTAGTTCTTATGAATCCTACACGAGTTCAAAACAGATGTCCACACGATCTCATCCAGTTCAAATGGCATCTGACCCATGAGCTTCTCTGCTTCATCAAATCGTCCACTCCGACACAATGCATCGACCATGGCCGTGTAGTGTTCTCTCTTAGGAGCTAGATTATAGACACCACTCATGTCATTGAAGTATTTCAATCCTTCTTCAACTAATCTGCAGTGGCTGCAAGCAGTTAAAATGCACAGGAAGCTAACTGAATCAGGTTGATAACCTGACATAATCATCTCTTCGAAAGATTTAAGTGTGCCCTTGCCATCTCCATTTTGTGCATATGCCGACAATAAAGCGTTCCAAGTAACTACGTTCCTTTCTGACATTTCTTCAAAAGTTTTAATTGCATCTTTAATAGAGGCACAGTTTGCATACATGTCCACCAGCGCACATCCTGAATAAACATTCATGAAACCTGATCTGATTACGCAAGAATGTAACTGTTTCCCCAGTAAAATTGAAGCCAGATTAGCAGAGGCTTTTAAGACACAGGCAAAAGTAGCCTGGTCAGCACTTACATTAGCTCTGCGCATCTCATAAAACAGTTTCAGGCCATTTTCATGGAGTCCTCTCTGAACATTAGCTGAAATCATGGCTGTCCATGGAACCGTGCTTCTACTGCTCAGTCTCAAAAATATCCTGTCAGCTTCCTCAAATTTGCCACACTTAGCATACATGTCAACCAAAGAATTTGAAATACGAAAATCTGGATCAGCCATTGAAACAACGACCTGGGCATGAAGTTGCCGACCCATTTGCAAATCTAATGAACTTGCAGCTATGCTTAACATGGTTGGAAAAGGGAAATTCTTGCGATCAAAAGTTGTAAACTGAAGTTCCTGAAAAAGAtcaattgattcttttacttttcCGACCCAAGCATATGCTGTGATGATCACGTTGTAAGAAACACCATCCAACTCCGGCATCTCATTAAAAAGCTTCCTCACTTCATTCACACAATCATGTTTTGAGTAAAAATCAAGGAACGCATTCCCCACAAACACATTCCTAATAAAACTGGTCTTCACAACAAAACCATGGATTTGTTGCCCAAATGCTGTGTCATCTAACCCTACACTGGCACTTATAACTGCTGCAAAAGTAAAATCGGAAGGCTTGAAACCTAAATTTTGCATTTCCACAAAAAGCTCAATCGCTTCTTCATTCAACCCATT is part of the Populus trichocarpa isolate Nisqually-1 chromosome 2, P.trichocarpa_v4.1, whole genome shotgun sequence genome and encodes:
- the LOC7488602 gene encoding uncharacterized protein LOC7488602 — encoded protein: MACTIDLRFLDEGFGGKTYKRKREHEALQLITTETTTADASMEIDAPPAKRSAIPSTDNPDKPVAVGKPTYDGVIAGKVSGRNWKQPRKQRASAKQVSKRGTNFEERQKEKEIKKAYRERKNELKEEIRKNKVEKRKMREEREKRKQENILRSGTKLQKITNPKTLKKIAKSKDRKMLKVVPDELVNNNKKKNANKKD
- the LOC7488603 gene encoding putative pentatricopeptide repeat-containing protein At2g01510, with product MKVKAPPFRANQLKTLHGASSRQTLQTCIDARIVKTGFDPITSRFNFMIKDLSERGQLCQARQLLDQMPNRNSFSIDIIISGYVKSGNLTVARRIFDDTDERTVVAWTTMIGAYSKSNRFGDAFKLFAEMHRSGSQPDYVTYITLLTGCNDLEVAKELYQAHAQIVKLGHHLNHRVCNTLLDSYFKTGGLDSARRLFLEMCGWDSVSFNVMITGYANNGLNEEAIELFVEMQNLGFKPSDFTFAAVISASVGLDDTAFGQQIHGFVVKTSFIRNVFVGNAFLDFYSKHDCVNEVRKLFNEMPELDGVSYNVIITAYAWVGKVKESIDLFQELQFTTFDRKNFPFPTMLSIAASSLDLQMGRQLHAQVVVSMADPDFRISNSLVDMYAKCGKFEEADRIFLRLSSRSTVPWTAMISANVQRGLHENGLKLFYEMRRANVSADQATFACVLKASANLASILLGKQLHSCVIRSGFMNVYSGCALVDMYANCASIKDAIKTFEEMSERNVVTWNALLSAYAQNGDGKGTLKSFEEMIMSGYQPDSVSFLCILTACSHCRLVEEGLKYFNDMSGVYNLAPKREHYTAMVDALCRSGRFDEAEKLMGQMPFELDEIVWTSVLNSCRIHKNYALARKAAGQLFNMKVLRDAAPYVTMSNIFAEAGQWDSVVKVKKAMRDRGVRKLPAYSWVEIKHKVHVFSANDDKHPQQLEILRKIEMLAEQMEKEGYDPDISCAHQNVDKESKIDSLKYHSERLAIAFALINTPEGSPILVMKNLRACTDCHAAIKVISKIVGREITVRDSNRFHHFRDGSCSCGDYW